The following proteins are co-located in the Solanum pennellii chromosome 1, SPENNV200 genome:
- the LOC107027412 gene encoding probable calcium-binding protein CML15, producing the protein MVSLQSDEQLKQLKEIFGRFDLDHDGSLTQLELAALLRALGLKPTGDQIHTLLANMDNNGNGFIEFDELVNAIMPDMNAEILINQEQLMEVFRSFDRDGNGYITAAELAGSMAKMGRPLTYKELSDMMQEADTNGDGVISFNEFANIMGKSAADILGLTVS; encoded by the coding sequence ATGGTTAGTCTTCAATCCGATGAACAACTCAAACAACTCAAAGAAATATTTGGACGATTCGATCTTGATCATGATGGAAGCCTCACACAACTAGAGTTAGCCGCGCTTCTTCGTGCCCTAGGGCTCAAACCAACGGGCGATCAAATCCATACATTATTAGCCAATATGGATAATAATGGTAACGGGTTCATCGAATTCGATGAACTCGTAAACGCTATAATGCCTGATATGAATGCggaaattttaataaatcaagaacAATTAATGGAGGTTTTTCGATCGTTCGATCGAGACGGTAACGGTTATATAACGGCTGCTGAGCTGGCCGGGTCAATGGCTAAAATGGGTCGCCCGTTAACGTATAAAGAATTATCTGATATGATGCAAGAAGCTGATACTAATGGTGATGGTGTTATAAGTTTTAATGAGTTTGCTAATATTATGGGAAAATCTGCGGCTGATATTCTTGGAT